Proteins encoded together in one Planctomyces sp. SH-PL14 window:
- a CDS encoding heparinase II/III family protein, producing MKDIPLAESGPPPRSPATLRQSLGRGVALLRYHRPSQLWRRAAKLALQYAGWPRPPRPHGGGDISLRESSAAAFAKIRARRLAAWGHRLEEWTGNLTTRTIRSLNHSHPFGDAIDWRLGRAQGVSDLWRFHLHYQDELLAALAEGDDASRRRAAAHVRIAEWIDGNPPTARRRDAWHPFCISRRVINWILAWPALETHRNAAVRQSVLESLAAQVEFLRKNLEWDLRGNHLLVNLHALGLAGAFLGGAEGDRALESVERHLPGQLREQLLPSGEHFERSPMYHAQMLEAVLDLRDALTDVAPPLAAECVSAARRMAEFLEGILHPDEKIPLLGDSVFDETPEPAILIGAAREAATDRESSAHNASNETGDCWTFRDETTFLLFDTGPVGADELPAHGHCDLLSFEASVHGQRLFVDSGIFDYEDSPLRRYGRSTAAHNVLQIDDSEQCDLWSKFRMGRRGKPVRRASGRTEEWSWCFASHNAYRRAGVPETGRWMAARGGGFWVAVESLGGAGPRTATLRWHLHPDVTATRESPTEWRLAVAGQSLVLALPAEGETRQERYPYCPEFGCRIDAAVLVWQTRRELPCRLLWSLRPAGTDLSARIECPSADTPPVVVIEAAGESTNIPLPL from the coding sequence ATGAAGGACATCCCGCTCGCCGAGAGCGGCCCTCCTCCGCGGTCCCCGGCGACGCTCCGGCAGTCGCTGGGCCGGGGGGTGGCGCTGCTCCGTTATCACCGTCCTTCGCAACTGTGGCGGCGCGCCGCGAAGCTCGCTCTCCAGTACGCCGGCTGGCCCCGTCCTCCGCGCCCCCATGGCGGTGGCGACATCTCCCTCCGGGAGTCCTCCGCCGCGGCCTTCGCGAAGATTCGCGCCCGCCGGCTGGCGGCATGGGGACACCGGCTGGAGGAGTGGACGGGCAACCTGACGACGCGGACGATCCGCTCCCTGAATCACTCCCATCCGTTCGGCGACGCGATCGACTGGCGCCTCGGCCGCGCCCAGGGCGTCTCAGACCTGTGGCGGTTCCATCTCCACTACCAGGACGAACTGCTCGCCGCCTTGGCGGAAGGAGACGACGCCTCTCGCCGCCGCGCCGCGGCCCACGTCCGGATCGCGGAATGGATCGACGGAAACCCGCCGACCGCCCGCCGGCGCGACGCGTGGCATCCATTCTGCATTTCGCGGCGGGTCATCAACTGGATCCTCGCCTGGCCTGCCCTGGAGACGCACCGGAACGCAGCCGTTCGCCAGAGTGTGCTGGAGAGCCTCGCTGCGCAGGTCGAGTTCCTCCGAAAGAACCTCGAATGGGACCTGCGGGGGAATCACCTCCTCGTGAACCTGCACGCTCTGGGACTCGCCGGCGCGTTCCTGGGGGGGGCGGAAGGAGATCGAGCGCTCGAGTCCGTCGAGCGGCACCTCCCGGGACAGCTCCGCGAACAACTGCTGCCCTCCGGAGAGCACTTCGAACGTTCTCCGATGTATCACGCCCAGATGCTCGAAGCGGTCCTCGACCTCCGCGACGCCCTGACGGATGTCGCCCCACCGCTCGCCGCGGAATGTGTCTCCGCCGCGCGGCGGATGGCGGAGTTTCTGGAGGGGATCCTGCATCCGGACGAAAAGATTCCGCTGCTGGGGGACTCCGTCTTCGACGAGACGCCCGAGCCGGCGATCCTGATCGGAGCCGCACGGGAGGCGGCAACAGATCGGGAATCGTCCGCGCACAACGCCAGCAATGAAACCGGCGACTGCTGGACATTCCGCGACGAGACGACGTTCCTGCTGTTCGACACCGGACCGGTCGGAGCGGACGAACTTCCCGCCCACGGGCACTGCGACCTGCTCTCGTTCGAGGCGAGCGTTCATGGTCAGCGGCTCTTTGTCGATTCCGGGATCTTCGACTACGAGGACTCCCCGCTTCGCCGCTACGGACGTTCGACCGCCGCGCACAATGTCCTGCAGATTGACGACAGCGAGCAGTGCGACCTCTGGTCAAAGTTCCGGATGGGACGGCGGGGAAAGCCGGTCCGCCGGGCGTCGGGCCGCACGGAGGAGTGGAGCTGGTGCTTCGCTTCCCACAACGCCTATCGCCGCGCCGGCGTTCCCGAGACCGGCCGCTGGATGGCGGCCCGCGGCGGCGGGTTCTGGGTCGCCGTGGAGTCGCTCGGCGGCGCGGGACCGCGGACGGCGACCCTCCGCTGGCACCTGCATCCGGATGTCACGGCGACACGGGAATCCCCGACGGAATGGAGGCTCGCCGTCGCGGGGCAATCCCTCGTCCTGGCCCTCCCTGCGGAGGGCGAGACTCGGCAGGAGCGCTATCCCTACTGTCCCGAGTTCGGCTGCCGGATCGACGCGGCCGTCCTTGTCTGGCAGACCCGCCGCGAGCTGCCGTGCCGGCTCCTCTGGTCGCTGCGTCCGGCCGGCACCGACCTGTCGGCCCGCATCGAGTGCCCGTCGGCCGACACGCCCCCCGTGGTCGTGATCGAAGCGGCGGGTGAGTCCACGAACATTCCCCTTCCCCTGTAA
- the wecB gene encoding non-hydrolyzing UDP-N-acetylglucosamine 2-epimerase has protein sequence MPHFACIVGARPNFMKMAPLLRALDAQPGARTTLIHTGQHYDANLSDVFFEQLGMRRPDVALEVGSGKQGAQTAKVLERIEGVIEDFSTEGRPFDRMVVVGDVNSTLAAALAAVKLGVPVAHVEAGLRSFDRTMPEEINRIMTDAISDQLYVSEPVGMENLRREGRSEDQLFHVGNVMIDTLLHLLPAARDRNLAGEYGLPRRQYAVVTLHRPSNVDSPERLGELVDCLRTIARKWKLAFPIHPRTEKKLQEFGQLPRLQEAGVKLLPPLGYLEFVSLVAASRAVITDSGGIQEETTVLGVPCLTLRPNTERPITTELGTNTLVDGPLGRLVELVDDVDASRYKEGRIPEFWDGRAAERIARLLCRSS, from the coding sequence ATGCCCCACTTTGCCTGCATCGTCGGCGCCCGTCCGAACTTCATGAAGATGGCGCCGCTGCTCCGCGCCCTCGACGCCCAGCCGGGAGCCCGCACGACGCTGATCCATACCGGCCAGCACTACGACGCCAACCTCTCCGACGTCTTCTTCGAACAGCTCGGGATGCGGCGGCCCGATGTCGCCCTGGAAGTCGGCTCCGGGAAGCAGGGGGCGCAGACCGCCAAGGTCCTGGAGCGGATCGAGGGAGTCATCGAGGATTTTTCGACGGAGGGACGCCCCTTTGACCGGATGGTCGTCGTGGGGGATGTGAATTCGACCCTCGCCGCCGCGCTGGCGGCGGTCAAGCTGGGAGTCCCGGTCGCGCATGTCGAGGCGGGGCTGCGGAGCTTCGACCGGACGATGCCCGAGGAGATCAACCGCATCATGACCGACGCGATCTCGGACCAGCTCTACGTCTCCGAGCCGGTCGGGATGGAGAACCTCCGCCGCGAGGGACGGTCCGAGGACCAGCTGTTTCACGTCGGAAACGTGATGATCGACACCCTCCTGCACCTCCTCCCGGCAGCGCGGGACCGGAACCTGGCGGGGGAATACGGCCTGCCGCGGCGGCAGTACGCCGTCGTCACGCTCCACCGCCCCTCCAACGTCGACTCCCCGGAGCGGCTCGGCGAACTCGTGGACTGCCTCCGCACGATCGCCCGGAAATGGAAGCTCGCGTTCCCGATCCATCCCCGGACGGAAAAGAAGCTCCAGGAATTCGGCCAGCTGCCGCGGCTGCAGGAGGCGGGGGTCAAGCTGCTCCCGCCGCTCGGCTACCTGGAGTTCGTCTCCCTCGTCGCCGCCAGCCGCGCGGTCATCACCGACTCCGGCGGGATTCAGGAAGAGACGACCGTCCTCGGCGTTCCGTGCCTGACGCTCCGCCCGAACACCGAGCGGCCGATCACGACCGAACTCGGGACCAACACACTCGTCGACGGCCCCCTCGGCCGGCTCGTGGAACTGGTCGATGACGTCGACGCCAGCCGCTACAAGGAGGGCCGGATTCCGGAATTCTGGGACGGCCGAGCGGCCGAGCGGATCGCCCGGCTCCTGTGCCGGTCCTCGTAA
- a CDS encoding ABC transporter permease, translating into MTSNSESLTLAATAAAAERAAMAASHDGTPPTGPDGGAAGEGARHEVVIAPGRGDRMIDWRELVDYRDLCLFLIWRGIKARYAQSVIGVGWAVVQPLFSMLVFTVVFGKLARISSDGVPYAVFNFVAMVPWTYFSNAVSDGSASLVTNAGMISKVYFPRLILPLAAVAAKLVDFVIALALLAVLLVVYRIVPTWGVVTLPLLTGLMVLTAFGMATWMTALAVQYRDVQHAMTFVLQLLMYSAPVVYPASLIPNRYELLGWTVNPQWLYALNPMVGVIEGFRSALLGTRTMPWDFLAIGSVSAALLAYSGLRYFRSREHVFADVA; encoded by the coding sequence GTGACTTCGAACTCCGAATCCCTGACTCTCGCCGCAACCGCCGCCGCCGCCGAACGTGCCGCAATGGCGGCGAGTCACGACGGCACGCCGCCCACCGGCCCGGACGGGGGAGCGGCGGGCGAAGGGGCGCGGCACGAGGTGGTCATCGCGCCGGGCCGCGGCGACCGGATGATCGACTGGCGAGAGCTCGTCGACTACCGCGATCTCTGTCTGTTTCTGATCTGGAGAGGGATCAAGGCCCGTTACGCCCAGAGTGTGATCGGCGTCGGCTGGGCCGTGGTCCAGCCCCTCTTTTCGATGCTTGTCTTCACGGTCGTCTTCGGAAAGCTCGCCCGGATCAGCTCCGACGGCGTTCCCTACGCCGTGTTCAACTTCGTCGCCATGGTCCCCTGGACCTATTTCTCGAACGCCGTCTCGGACGGGTCCGCCAGCCTCGTCACCAACGCCGGGATGATCAGCAAGGTCTATTTCCCGCGGCTCATTCTCCCGCTGGCGGCCGTGGCGGCCAAGCTGGTCGACTTCGTCATCGCCCTCGCGCTGCTCGCCGTCCTCCTCGTGGTCTACCGCATCGTCCCGACCTGGGGCGTCGTCACGCTCCCGCTCCTGACCGGCCTGATGGTCCTCACCGCATTCGGTATGGCGACCTGGATGACCGCCCTGGCGGTCCAGTACCGGGACGTCCAGCACGCCATGACCTTCGTGCTGCAACTGCTGATGTACTCCGCCCCGGTCGTCTACCCCGCGAGCCTCATCCCGAACCGCTACGAGCTGCTCGGCTGGACCGTCAATCCGCAGTGGCTCTACGCCCTGAACCCGATGGTCGGGGTGATCGAGGGGTTCCGGTCCGCCCTCCTGGGGACGCGGACCATGCCCTGGGACTTCCTCGCAATCGGCAGCGTCAGCGCCGCCCTCCTGGCCTACAGCGGCCTCCGCTACTTCCGCAGCCGCGAGCACGTTTTCGCCGACGTCGCCTGA
- a CDS encoding ABC transporter ATP-binding protein codes for MPKAAITVEHLSKAYRIGRKEETHNTLTGAMLSFARAPLRNFRQLRTLDAASAPEEEVVWSLRDVSFEIQPGEVVGIIGRNGAGKSTLLKILSRITAPTSGRAVIRGRVSSLLEVGTGFHPELSGRENVYMNGTILGMRKREIDRKFDEIIDFSGVEKFIDTPVKRYSSGMKVRLAFAVAAHLEPEILIIDEVLAVGDFEFQKKCLGKMNDVATSGRTVLFVSHNMAAVESLCSTGLLMEQGRLTYRGRTPEALQRYQRAAQSSQASHNDLTGHPGRPSHVTSIMRHVTLRGDDGEPTTTFRMGGELSVDVAFENDSRFSPVLGIVVKTEIGSPLFGIDNRVVSGFDLGETAGGGRIVCTLAGLPLMPGNYSLDLYLGDRHRGLDQIYDAIAFSVVPSDVFGTGKLPSPHCGPIWQSAEWSLAPQEPALEREVC; via the coding sequence ATGCCGAAAGCCGCCATCACCGTCGAGCATCTCTCCAAGGCCTACCGCATCGGCCGGAAGGAGGAGACTCACAACACCCTGACGGGGGCGATGCTCTCCTTCGCACGGGCGCCGCTCCGGAACTTCCGGCAGCTCCGCACGCTCGACGCCGCGAGCGCCCCCGAGGAGGAGGTCGTCTGGTCCCTGCGGGATGTCAGCTTCGAGATCCAGCCCGGCGAGGTGGTGGGGATCATCGGCCGCAACGGCGCCGGGAAGAGCACGCTCCTCAAGATCCTCTCGCGGATCACCGCCCCTACCTCCGGCCGCGCGGTGATCCGCGGCCGCGTCTCGAGCCTCCTGGAAGTCGGGACCGGCTTCCATCCGGAGCTGAGCGGGCGCGAGAACGTCTACATGAACGGCACGATCCTCGGGATGCGGAAGCGCGAGATCGACCGCAAGTTCGACGAGATCATCGACTTCTCCGGCGTGGAGAAATTCATCGACACGCCGGTCAAGCGGTACAGCAGCGGCATGAAGGTCCGCCTCGCCTTCGCGGTGGCCGCCCACCTGGAGCCGGAGATCCTCATTATCGACGAAGTCCTCGCCGTGGGGGACTTCGAGTTCCAGAAGAAGTGCCTCGGCAAGATGAACGACGTGGCGACGAGCGGACGGACCGTCCTGTTCGTCAGCCACAATATGGCGGCGGTCGAATCGCTCTGCTCCACCGGTCTGCTCATGGAGCAGGGACGGCTCACCTACCGGGGCAGGACTCCCGAAGCTCTGCAGCGATATCAAAGAGCGGCTCAGAGCTCACAAGCCTCTCACAACGACCTGACCGGGCATCCGGGACGCCCCTCTCACGTGACGTCGATCATGCGGCACGTCACCCTCAGGGGAGACGATGGTGAGCCGACGACCACGTTCCGCATGGGGGGGGAACTCTCCGTGGACGTCGCGTTCGAGAACGACAGCCGGTTCAGTCCGGTCCTGGGAATCGTCGTCAAGACGGAGATCGGCAGCCCCCTCTTCGGAATCGACAATCGAGTCGTGAGCGGCTTCGACCTCGGCGAGACGGCCGGCGGCGGAAGAATCGTCTGTACGCTCGCCGGGCTACCGCTGATGCCCGGGAATTATTCGCTGGACCTGTATCTGGGAGACCGGCACCGGGGCCTGGATCAGATCTACGACGCGATCGCCTTTTCGGTCGTTCCATCGGACGTCTTCGGAACCGGAAAGCTTCCGTCGCCTCATTGCGGCCCGATCTGGCAGTCGGCGGAATGGTCCCTGGCACCGCAGGAGCCGGCGCTCGAGAGGGAGGTGTGTTGA
- a CDS encoding class I SAM-dependent methyltransferase: MSAQLEPRPETAYSAKFFDQLDGQTRASAEVIVPMVMDLLGPTSVVDVGCGRGVWLSVFREAGVHRVAGLDGAWVDPRQLAIPGECFQAVDLTADWPAPGTFDLAVSLEVGEHLAETASGRLVENLTRAASAVLFSAALPGQEGTHHINEQWPEFWEGLFAERGFARLDPFRRRIWQDPRVAWYYQQNLTLFVAQGVLDGSAALRQERDRAAICPLTLVHSKVLRPMKHPRPALHLLPRLVLEAIRQRWNRLIRGQ, encoded by the coding sequence ATGTCCGCCCAGTTGGAGCCTCGTCCCGAAACCGCGTATTCGGCAAAGTTCTTCGATCAGCTGGATGGCCAGACGCGGGCCTCGGCCGAGGTGATCGTGCCGATGGTCATGGACCTCCTCGGCCCGACCAGTGTCGTGGACGTCGGGTGCGGCCGGGGCGTCTGGCTGTCGGTCTTTCGGGAGGCGGGGGTCCATCGCGTCGCCGGTCTCGACGGCGCCTGGGTGGACCCGCGGCAACTGGCGATTCCGGGCGAATGTTTCCAAGCGGTCGATCTCACGGCGGACTGGCCGGCCCCTGGGACGTTCGATCTGGCGGTCTCCCTCGAAGTCGGCGAGCACCTGGCCGAAACGGCTTCCGGACGGCTCGTCGAGAACCTGACTCGCGCGGCCAGCGCTGTGCTCTTTTCCGCGGCCCTCCCCGGCCAGGAAGGGACGCACCACATCAATGAGCAGTGGCCCGAGTTCTGGGAAGGGCTCTTTGCGGAGCGGGGCTTTGCGCGTCTCGATCCCTTTCGGCGGCGGATCTGGCAGGACCCGCGGGTCGCCTGGTACTACCAGCAGAACCTGACGCTGTTTGTCGCCCAGGGCGTGCTCGACGGCTCGGCCGCGCTGCGGCAGGAGCGAGATCGAGCCGCCATCTGTCCGTTGACGCTCGTGCATTCCAAGGTGCTGCGGCCCATGAAACACCCGCGGCCGGCCCTGCATCTCCTGCCCCGGCTGGTGCTGGAGGCCATCCGTCAGCGCTGGAACCGCCTGATCCGCGGCCAATGA
- a CDS encoding glycosyltransferase family 2 protein, giving the protein MLGVSIIVPTYNRAQFLGPTLESIGQLRRPDNASVEVLVIDNNCTDDTARVVAAAAESFPLPLRHVIETRQGLCHGRNRGLQEARHDWLVYLDDDIAVNPGWLEGLAESIDRCAADAVVGPVFPKFLDGKPSYLVGEVLDSISSGYSRRGESIQVLPSEVAHELPGCNFAVRREAAQEVGGFDPELDRIGKSLLAGGDFELGMRLVAAGRRTVYHPECRIEHIIIPEKLTKTYLRRRSFGLGMTVRRVSACQLSWGRKIRLALGVCRLGLGAICSHAFRRPATALAWELRMLRAMGYLRG; this is encoded by the coding sequence ATGCTCGGCGTCTCGATCATCGTCCCGACCTACAACCGTGCCCAATTCCTCGGGCCGACGCTGGAGAGCATCGGGCAGCTGCGGCGTCCGGACAACGCCTCCGTCGAAGTCCTGGTCATCGACAACAACTGCACCGATGACACCGCGCGCGTCGTGGCTGCCGCCGCGGAGAGCTTTCCGTTGCCGCTCCGGCACGTCATCGAAACGCGCCAGGGGCTGTGTCACGGACGGAACCGGGGGTTGCAGGAGGCGCGCCATGACTGGCTTGTCTATCTGGACGACGACATCGCCGTGAATCCCGGATGGCTGGAGGGACTGGCGGAATCGATCGACCGCTGCGCCGCCGACGCCGTCGTCGGGCCGGTCTTTCCCAAGTTCCTCGACGGGAAGCCGTCCTATCTCGTCGGCGAGGTCCTCGATTCGATCAGCTCCGGATACAGCCGCAGGGGAGAGTCGATCCAGGTGCTGCCCTCCGAAGTCGCCCATGAGCTGCCCGGCTGCAATTTTGCCGTTCGAAGGGAGGCCGCGCAGGAGGTCGGCGGCTTCGATCCCGAGCTGGACCGCATCGGAAAGTCGCTCCTCGCCGGCGGAGACTTCGAATTGGGAATGCGGCTCGTCGCGGCAGGAAGGCGGACGGTCTACCATCCCGAATGCCGCATCGAGCACATCATCATCCCGGAAAAGCTGACCAAGACCTACCTCCGCCGCCGCTCCTTCGGCCTGGGAATGACGGTCCGCAGAGTGTCCGCCTGCCAACTGAGCTGGGGCCGGAAGATCCGTCTGGCGCTCGGCGTTTGCCGGCTCGGACTGGGTGCGATCTGCAGCCACGCGTTCCGGCGGCCGGCGACGGCGCTCGCCTGGGAGCTGCGAATGTTGAGGGCGATGGGGTACTTGCGGGGGTAG
- a CDS encoding glycosyltransferase: protein MNETARTTPARQTGHPQGGLPRHAALALLTRFNAPLPWLNRPAPDAAWLEHRCHLFETFCLPTVQAQSFQDFRWMVYFDSRTPDAVRARIDSYRRSCRQLEPCFVDELDNAVASQAIRDSCGDDVQFLVTVRLDNDDAVSRQFLSRFAAAVRPHEPERRFINMRRGYTWKEGRVFEQDDPSSPFFAVIEPRRSAVTGLSFDHTKMAEHGDVQQIVDGRHFLQVVHGRNVSNSLRGRPREVSARGLLPQFPSAALDVPPNALRRMWWNGLGAVSQARRTLRRVLSQDIGRLGVTDPSSRESLSGLSRGEHSSPPDREQTET from the coding sequence ATGAACGAGACCGCTCGAACGACACCGGCCAGACAGACCGGCCACCCCCAGGGGGGACTTCCGCGCCACGCCGCGCTGGCGCTGCTCACCCGGTTCAACGCCCCGCTCCCCTGGCTCAACCGGCCCGCCCCCGACGCCGCGTGGCTTGAGCATCGATGCCACCTGTTCGAGACGTTCTGCCTGCCGACCGTTCAGGCTCAATCCTTCCAGGACTTTCGCTGGATGGTCTACTTCGACTCCCGGACTCCGGATGCGGTCCGGGCGCGGATCGACTCGTATCGTCGATCCTGCCGTCAGCTCGAGCCCTGCTTCGTCGATGAGCTGGACAACGCGGTGGCCTCGCAGGCTATTCGCGACTCCTGCGGAGATGACGTGCAGTTTCTGGTCACGGTTCGCCTCGACAATGACGACGCCGTTTCCAGGCAGTTCCTGTCGCGGTTCGCGGCGGCGGTTCGGCCTCACGAACCGGAGCGGCGGTTCATCAACATGCGTCGGGGTTACACCTGGAAAGAGGGGCGCGTTTTCGAACAGGACGACCCGTCGAGCCCGTTCTTTGCCGTTATCGAGCCGCGACGAAGCGCGGTGACGGGGCTCTCCTTCGACCATACGAAGATGGCCGAGCATGGCGACGTCCAGCAGATCGTGGACGGCCGCCATTTCCTTCAGGTCGTTCACGGCCGGAATGTCTCCAACAGCCTGCGGGGACGGCCGCGCGAGGTGTCGGCGCGGGGCCTTCTCCCGCAGTTTCCGTCCGCCGCGCTCGATGTCCCCCCGAACGCGCTGCGCCGGATGTGGTGGAACGGCCTGGGAGCGGTCAGCCAGGCGCGGCGAACCCTTCGCCGGGTCCTGAGTCAGGACATCGGGCGTCTCGGAGTGACGGATCCGTCGTCGCGAGAGTCCCTCTCCGGGCTTTCGCGAGGGGAACACTCTTCGCCACCGGATCGGGAGCAGACAGAGACATGA
- a CDS encoding class I SAM-dependent methyltransferase, translating to MSGHEQEIQPMPMFGFLRRVVHSVAGEANYARLRRRLRRSHLAAWPIRKDLRALARFYGSDKWGAHRYAAHYQQHFGPLRRDKLTILEIGVGGYRVPYAGGESLRMWKRFFPRARVYAIDIFDKSPLNEDRIRIFQGSQDDPVFLRSVVDAAGPFDIIVDDGSHVNAHVLASFEFLFPHLRSGGWYVIEDLQTSYWPDFGGSEDPLAADTGIALCKRIADGLNWEEFRSRPPGRFDAEITAIHLYHNLALIKKGDNREASLTAPSRPPCAERGPAPGNDGATH from the coding sequence ATGAGCGGTCACGAGCAGGAGATCCAGCCGATGCCGATGTTCGGCTTCCTGAGGCGCGTCGTGCATTCCGTTGCGGGAGAAGCGAACTACGCGCGTCTCCGGAGACGCCTCCGGCGGTCGCACCTCGCGGCCTGGCCGATCCGGAAAGACCTCCGCGCCCTGGCCCGCTTCTATGGTTCGGACAAGTGGGGCGCCCATCGCTATGCCGCGCATTACCAGCAGCACTTCGGCCCGTTGCGGCGCGACAAGCTGACCATCCTGGAGATCGGCGTCGGCGGATACCGCGTTCCCTACGCCGGAGGGGAGTCGCTCCGGATGTGGAAGAGGTTCTTCCCCAGGGCGCGGGTCTATGCGATCGACATTTTCGACAAGTCTCCCTTGAACGAAGACCGCATCCGGATTTTTCAGGGAAGCCAGGACGACCCGGTCTTCCTCCGGTCGGTGGTCGACGCGGCCGGCCCCTTCGACATTATCGTCGACGACGGAAGCCACGTGAACGCGCACGTGCTAGCGTCGTTCGAGTTCCTCTTCCCCCACCTGCGATCCGGCGGCTGGTATGTCATCGAGGACCTTCAGACCTCCTACTGGCCGGACTTTGGGGGAAGCGAAGATCCGCTGGCCGCGGACACCGGGATCGCGCTCTGCAAACGCATCGCGGACGGGCTGAACTGGGAGGAATTCCGGAGCCGTCCCCCCGGACGCTTCGATGCCGAGATCACCGCGATCCACCTGTACCACAACCTGGCGCTGATCAAGAAGGGGGACAACAGGGAGGCGAGTCTCACCGCCCCCTCTCGCCCGCCATGCGCCGAGCGCGGACCGGCGCCAGGAAACGACGGAGCCACCCACTGA
- a CDS encoding glycosyltransferase family 2 protein gives MSSTPLVSIVIPCFNAESFVGEAIWSALHQTYPNVEVIVVDDGSADGSLAVVRSFGDAIRWQTGPNRGGCAARNQGLRLAAGEFVQFLDADDVLAPDKLVKQVAVARENPEAIVYCDHDLQGGPGGGITTRGMPCGDTDGVVFVLRHRALTTIAPLHRKEWLIDVGGFREGLKASQEFDLHLRLAATGRRFVHLPEALFTVRRRSGSVSADAARTLAALIAFLPGLIEQMQAQGALTADRRSEFAAYAARAGRQCCRGKQFEAGLQLLNLAFRLDRRAATQAAYTAGSRLLLAALGPGPVEHLAALRQALSVNGLKRIAPGPPQQGSAACAE, from the coding sequence ATGAGTTCCACTCCACTCGTCTCCATCGTAATTCCCTGTTTCAACGCAGAGTCCTTCGTCGGCGAAGCGATCTGGAGCGCGCTCCACCAGACGTATCCGAATGTCGAAGTCATCGTCGTCGACGACGGTTCCGCCGACGGCAGCCTCGCGGTTGTCCGATCCTTCGGAGACGCGATCCGGTGGCAGACCGGACCGAACCGAGGAGGATGCGCCGCGCGAAACCAGGGTCTGCGCCTGGCCGCGGGGGAATTCGTGCAGTTCCTCGACGCGGATGACGTTCTGGCTCCCGACAAGCTGGTGAAGCAGGTCGCGGTCGCCCGCGAGAACCCCGAAGCCATCGTCTATTGCGACCATGATCTGCAGGGGGGGCCCGGAGGGGGGATCACGACGCGGGGGATGCCTTGCGGCGACACGGATGGCGTCGTCTTCGTCCTGCGGCATCGCGCGCTGACGACCATCGCCCCGCTGCATCGAAAGGAGTGGCTCATCGACGTGGGAGGCTTCCGGGAGGGCCTGAAGGCCAGTCAGGAATTCGATCTGCACCTGCGTCTGGCGGCCACGGGACGGCGTTTCGTTCATCTGCCGGAGGCATTGTTTACCGTCCGGCGGCGGTCCGGCAGCGTCTCGGCCGACGCCGCGCGGACTCTGGCGGCCCTGATCGCCTTTCTGCCCGGGCTGATCGAGCAGATGCAGGCGCAGGGTGCGCTGACGGCCGATCGGCGGAGTGAGTTCGCGGCCTATGCCGCCCGCGCCGGCCGACAGTGCTGCCGGGGCAAACAGTTCGAGGCCGGCCTGCAACTGCTCAACCTGGCCTTTCGCCTTGACCGGAGAGCGGCGACCCAGGCCGCCTACACCGCCGGATCACGACTCCTGCTGGCCGCCCTGGGACCGGGGCCTGTCGAGCACCTGGCGGCTTTGCGCCAAGCCCTGAGCGTCAACGGTCTCAAGCGAATCGCTCCCGGTCCCCCCCAACAGGGATCTGCAGCGTGCGCAGAGTGA
- a CDS encoding acyltransferase — protein MLRRIHRFFSAVLFWVYNHVVTRFPSHWLRTVFLRRVLGMPVGRGTAIHMGCFVTGTQIRIGATSVVNRRCYLDGRGGLTIGDNVSISPECYILSASHDVQSPTFQSRMASVLIEDRAWIGARAIVLPGVTIGVGAVVGAGAVVTKSVPPFTIVAGNPAREIGKRNEQLTYQLRYFPWFDTDIGQ, from the coding sequence TTGTTGCGGCGCATTCACCGGTTTTTCAGTGCAGTCCTGTTCTGGGTCTACAACCACGTTGTCACCAGGTTCCCGTCGCACTGGCTGCGAACCGTCTTCCTTCGCCGAGTCCTGGGGATGCCGGTCGGCCGAGGGACGGCGATTCACATGGGGTGCTTCGTCACAGGGACGCAGATCCGCATCGGAGCGACGTCGGTCGTGAATCGCCGATGTTACCTCGATGGCCGAGGGGGGCTGACGATTGGCGACAACGTCAGCATTTCGCCGGAGTGCTACATCCTGTCGGCGTCCCATGACGTTCAGTCCCCGACGTTCCAGTCCCGGATGGCCAGCGTTCTCATTGAGGACCGGGCGTGGATCGGAGCGCGGGCGATCGTTCTTCCTGGCGTAACGATCGGTGTCGGCGCCGTCGTGGGAGCGGGGGCCGTCGTCACGAAATCGGTTCCGCCGTTCACCATTGTGGCCGGCAACCCCGCGCGCGAGATCGGCAAGCGAAACGAGCAGCTGACCTATCAGCTGCGCTATTTTCCCTGGTTCGATACGGACATCGGACAGTAG